A genome region from Armatimonadota bacterium includes the following:
- a CDS encoding sugar transferase — MEVLGFVDDDSTNQETLEDGLPALGPLELLLVVLSPVMAVVALLIRPDGPGPVLLRQKRVGENGRIFTMYKFRTMVPDADASKA, encoded by the coding sequence GTGGAAGTCCTCGGATTTGTGGACGACGATTCAACGAACCAGGAGACTCTGGAAGACGGCTTGCCGGCCCTCGGGCCTCTGGAACTGTTGCTGGTGGTCCTTTCTCCGGTCATGGCCGTGGTGGCCCTGCTCATCCGACCGGACGGCCCGGGGCCCGTACTGTTGCGCCAGAAGCGGGTGGGCGAGAACGGCCGGATCTTTACCATGTACAAGTTCCGCACCATGGTCCCGGATGCGGAC